In Ruegeria sp. YS9, the genomic window CCAGCCATGACGGATCACGGTCACAGCCCGCAGGAAATCGCCGAACGGATCAACGCACCGCCTGGACGAGGTGTGTTGCGCGATGTCGTCTATGGCGGCATCGACGGGTCCGTCACCACATTTGCCATTGTGGCAGGCGTTGCAGGGGCAGGTCTTTCCCCGTTCGTTATCGTGGCGCTTGGCCTGGCGAATGTTCTGGCTGACGGGTTTTCGATGGCTGCGGGCAATTATTCGGGCACCAAGGCCGAACTGGACAACATTCGCCGCATCCGCGCGGTCGAGGAACGCCACATTGCGTTGTACCCGGATGGCGAGCGCGAAGAAGTGCGAGAGATCCTTGCGCAAAAAGGGCTGTCTGGCGGCATTCTGAATGAGGC contains:
- a CDS encoding VIT1/CCC1 transporter family protein — protein: MTDHGHSPQEIAERINAPPGRGVLRDVVYGGIDGSVTTFAIVAGVAGAGLSPFVIVALGLANVLADGFSMAAGNYSGTKAELDNIRRIRAVEERHIALYPDGEREEVREILAQKGLSGGILNEATAEITSSTENWINLMIEGEYGLGSVDPHPMKAAVATFFAFLVAGMIPLLPFLASLPNAFAISAWMTMAVFFAIGALKSRWSLAPWWRSGIETFLIGGLAALIAYLVGSLFHP